The Pedosphaera parvula Ellin514 genomic sequence CGGCCGCTCATCAGGCAGATTCCAGAGTGGGAGGCGTCTCGTGGGAATGGGAACGCAGAAGATTACTTTCTTCATCGCCTGCTTGCAAAAGCCGTCCTTCAGGATTTGAGCGCGGATGTATTGCGAGCTACTGGAGCCCTGTCAAATACCGATGGAGCCTGGCGTTGTCCATCTGCTCTGGTGACACTTGATGCAGGACTCCGGCACGTTCATGCCAGCCGCGCCACTGGCGAACTGCGTATCGAGATGGGGGAGGAAACGGTGTTGGCATACTTTGAAAACGGCAAGGCGTTACTGTTGACCACCAACCACCCGCGTCAATATTGTGCCGGTGCCGCATATGATTTTCAGTCGTTGCCGCACGCGGCCATTACCGAGGCTGTCAAGGCACAGGAGGAGCAGGGTTTGCCATTCTTCGTTTCGCTTCAAGCTGGCGGACATTTGCCACAGGGGACCCCGGTTGACGAACTTTTACGCGCCCAAGGCGAGAAATGCCTGGCTCGTGCCTTTCAATCCCGTGAATCGCTCATAACTTTTCTTCCCCTCGCTCAGCTTCCTCCCATGGCGCTTGCGCATCGTCTCGATGTGCCGATCACCGAGTTATTACTTGCTTGCTATCGCTCGGTAGATGATTGGTTCATCATAGATAAGGCATTACCTGAGAAGAATACCATCCTCGTATCCTCCGTTGAATCAGGAAGTGAGCACAGTAATCTGCCCCTGAACGACGAAGAGTCATGCATATTGGAAGCGATTCGCCCGGGGCGCACGATCATCGAACTCACCGAAGGAAGCAAGCTCAAGCCATTTGAAGTTTACCACATTCTCTTCTGCCTTTTGAAGCTTGGACTTATCCGTTCTGCGCAGAATAGTGCCCCGGGAACGGAAAAAGTAGCTTCGTTGCCCTCGCCAAGTGAGAGTGAGGACGCCAGGTTGAACGAGCAAACGAGTTCGGTTTTGGACAATGGCAATTCAGAATCTTCCATGACGGAGGCTGTTCCTTCGAGCCCGGTTGCCGTTTCGAATGAACATGACGCTTCGCAGCGCTTATCAGAATTGAGTGAGGTTTTGAAAAATTTGTCGCCGGTTACGGAAGAACAAACTTCCTTCTCCGGCCACACCCATCTCGAGACAAAGTCCCCCAAGATGGATGCTGTTCCCTCGTGCCAGGTTACAGTTCCAAATGAACATGACGCTGCCCAGGTCTTATCCGAGGTGAGTGAGCTTGCGGAGAATTCATCGCCCGTTGCGGAAGAACAAACTTCCTCCTCAAGCCATGCACATCCCGAGAAAGAGTCCCCCAAGACGGATGCTGATCCTTCGAGCCCGGTTGCAGTTCCAAATGAACATGAGACTGCCCAGGTCTTATCCGAGGTGAGTGAGCTTGCGGAGAATTCATCGCCGGTTACGGAAGAACAAACTTCTTCCTCGATCCACGCCCATCTCGAGACAGAATCCCCCAAGACGGATGCTGATCTTTCGAGCTCGGTTGCCGCTTTGGATGAACAAGACGCTGCCCAGGTCTTATCCGAGGTGAGTGAGCTTGCGGAGAATTCATCGCCCGTTGCGGAAGAACAAACTTCCTCCTCCGGCCATGCACGTCCCGAGACGGAGTCCCCCAAGACAGATGCTGTTCCCTCGATCCCGGTTGCCGGTTCATATGAACAAGACGCTGCCGAGATATTATCCGAAGTAAGTGAGCTCGTGAAGAAATCGTCGCCGGTTGCGCAGGAAAAAACCTCCTCTTTTGGCCGCGAACATCTTGTTTCTTCTGCTCCGAATATGGTCGCCGCTTCAGAGGGCCATGATGTGTT encodes the following:
- a CDS encoding response regulator transcription factor, producing the protein MSSTQKILVADDSLTIRKLVEGVLTKDGYEVVTAVSGADCLAKAVSEKPTLILLDYILPDMQGTEVCRSLINSPDTWEIPVLMMSSNGTAIRQLYQDLNNVADYLTKPFAPSVLKAVIGQLLRKEMPAEHGETSTRQTTAQSEPPAVAPQVENAVPSAFMDKVTRLLSLMENAPAVAASVEKVEKVAPEKEPAPAAQVRKTKSRRPAKKVSITPIGGDALLRKLKLAVQKHLRPLIRQIPEWEASRGNGNAEDYFLHRLLAKAVLQDLSADVLRATGALSNTDGAWRCPSALVTLDAGLRHVHASRATGELRIEMGEETVLAYFENGKALLLTTNHPRQYCAGAAYDFQSLPHAAITEAVKAQEEQGLPFFVSLQAGGHLPQGTPVDELLRAQGEKCLARAFQSRESLITFLPLAQLPPMALAHRLDVPITELLLACYRSVDDWFIIDKALPEKNTILVSSVESGSEHSNLPLNDEESCILEAIRPGRTIIELTEGSKLKPFEVYHILFCLLKLGLIRSAQNSAPGTEKVASLPSPSESEDARLNEQTSSVLDNGNSESSMTEAVPSSPVAVSNEHDASQRLSELSEVLKNLSPVTEEQTSFSGHTHLETKSPKMDAVPSCQVTVPNEHDAAQVLSEVSELAENSSPVAEEQTSSSSHAHPEKESPKTDADPSSPVAVPNEHETAQVLSEVSELAENSSPVTEEQTSSSIHAHLETESPKTDADLSSSVAALDEQDAAQVLSEVSELAENSSPVAEEQTSSSGHARPETESPKTDAVPSIPVAGSYEQDAAEILSEVSELVKKSSPVAQEKTSSFGREHLVSSAPNMVAASEGHDVFQRLSVVSNHDLKDSSTSTRPENDLTCPSDEHAGHGSSVIPFPGFRRSDLSA